Proteins co-encoded in one Xiphophorus couchianus chromosome 16, X_couchianus-1.0, whole genome shotgun sequence genomic window:
- the crebbpb gene encoding CREB binding protein b isoform X1, translating to MADNLLDAGPPTAKRPKINSPISGSDGPDLVSLLDLENDLPDELILNGELGNGPSANCGPSGMPPGLNSAIPDAASKHKQLSELLRPGSSSILGGALNSGSPQQGGMVPSQLGAVLGKGPLGQGSPNHQSPQGQKGVSTGQGNGVLGFNQTMLNSGQGHGVMGQVGQVMNGAMGPAGRGRPGPGMQYQGQAMQGTQGGAGPGVGGSVLAETLTQGGPQMCAPHTMNAQQAGNMNKMVMSGAPFGQQYGQAGVQQMGTAGVNAQQLQNKTALSNNLPPFPADLKGAGNVPNMAQMQQQVTSMGMVPGAGGVSGGPTADPEKRKLIQQQLVLLLHAHKCQRREQANGEVRACTLPHCRTMKNVLNHMTHCQAGKSCQVAHCASSRQIISHWKNCTRHDCPVCLPLKNASDKRNQQPMLNSPGASLQNAISTVGPGLPSATAINSAPTHIDPSSMQRAYAALGLPYGNHSPAQVQGQGPAQQNPQAHQQLRNMNSLGTNQMNQIGGLGSHSSDQTGLLSDSSLPSSLNNRQLLPDGSEVEGMGNLPAATPLSASGVRKAWHEHVTQGLRSHLVHKLVQAIFPTPDPAALKDRRMENLVAYARKVEGDMYESANSRDEYYHFLAEKIYKIQKELEEKRRSRLQKQPIMVGAPGPQQPGMAQPNSMGPAQAVRPPNGPATMPNMPNQMMNRMQVDQGINQFNPMAMQNAQMPQAPMGARAPSPMSHPQQMNMNSVMGMSPSRMPPNQGMMGNHANSMTQPATQGQYLQQGQYPGAAGGAMNVNIGMGQTMPQAAVAQQQQTSNLPLNALGSQLPSGPTTQPTRGTPPPPSISQQQQQQQHAPTQAQVPQQPSTPGSAVGHPSTPTHIPSSLPRPPAAMSTPPDSSQPLTPLQPPSEPPSQMQQPTSVQPQHPSTPLSQAAAGIDNRVPTPGSVAELSSLQALPDITSSEVKSEVKEEEEEEDSKSGKKQNDVKMEQDDETKPSLVKKEETDAAEPKQEPMETDEKKPEVKVEPKEEEDGASTSTSATSTAQNRKKIFKPEELRQALMPTLEALYRQDPESLPFRQPVDPMVLGIPDYFDIVKNPIDLSTIKRKLDTGQYQEPWQYVDDIWLMFNNAWLYNRKTSRVYKYCTKLAEVFEAEIDPVMQVLGYCCGRKYEFSPQTLCCYGKQLCTISRDSTYYSYQNSSPKYGLIADRYHYCEKCFNEIQGNSVNLGDDPAQPQTKISKDQFEKKKNDTLDPEPFVECKDCGRKMHQICVLHYDVIWPSGFVCDNCLRKSGKTRKENKFSAKRLQTTRLGTYIEDRVNKYLKRQNHPEAGEVFVRVVASSDKTVDIKPGMKSRFVDSGEMMANFPYRTKALFAFEEIDGVDVCFFGMHVQEYGSDCPFPNTRRVYISYLDSVHFFKPRVLRTAVYHEILIGYLEYVRKLGYVMGHIWACPPSEGDDYIFHCHPPDQKIPKPKRLQEWYRKMLDKAFAERIIHDYKDIFKQATEDRLTSANELPYFEGDFWPNVLEESIKELEQEEEERKKEENTASSETTEGVQADSKNAKKKNNKKTNKNKSSVSRSNKKKPGMPNVANDLSQKLYATMEKHKEVFFVIHLHSGPVINTLPPIMDPDPLLTCDLMDGRDAFLTLARDKHWEFSSLRRCKWSSMCMLVELHNQGQDRFVYTCNECKHHVETRWHCTVCEDYDLCINCYNTKGHEHQMVKWGLGIDDDSNSQSGEASKSPQESRRLSIQRCIQSLVHACQCRNANCSLASCQKMKRVVQHTKGCKRKTNGGCPVCKQLIALCCYHAKHCQENKCPVPFCLNIKQKLRQQQLQHRLQQAQMMRRRMATMAGRGMPMPSPPTSAAPETPTSVQQPNTPQTPQPMPNHPQQQQPPPNPGNMGQGFPSNGRSSQPSTPVPQGKPGPQSSPLHQQLSPMPNMPHQQQAPPPQQPQQQQQQLLAAMKVAQQIEMAAKAKQQQQQGYAMNGMPMNQSRMMNPIQNQMQMMPGPRGPQVMQTVSQGQWGVGMQNAQGHQPLVPPQQGPMASQQAQGTPMSQQSPLMQRPMMPQQSGPQMPGVMPPQGPPQQGMTPQQQPNMPRVMPGNITPSAVQELLHTLKSPSSPQQQQQVLTILKSNPHLMAAFIKQRAAKYQASQAVPQQQQQQQQQQVQQQQQVQQQNPQVLLGSQPGMQAMAAMNQMQRTGMAPQQQPPQLVGPQGMPPMGPQGQLMNTAQNGSPQYHRQLLRMQQMQQQGAMPQGHSQFPTQQQGPPGFSQLRAHQQMAMQGGSGPMGSVPPMSQMGQPGMGMEGIPNHLKQRMLQHQMMKQQMGSPGQANPMSPQPHLLQGQGQTAAHLSGQTMANTLGNQVRSPAPVQSPRPPSQQAPHSGSSPRIQPQPSPQHGALHSSSPHPSLGPMSGSMDQGHMGTPEQSAMLPQLNTPNRGGLSNDMNMVGDTTGDTLERFVEGL from the exons ATGGTGATGTCAGGAGCTCCGTTCGGCCAGCAGTATGGTCAGGCCGGGGTGCAGCAGATGGGGACAGCAGGGGTCAATGCCCAACAACTCCAGAACAAGACGGCCCTTTCTAACAACCTGCCCCCATTCCCTGCTGACTTAAAGGGAGCTGGGAATGTGCCAAACATG GCCCAGATGCAGCAGCAGGTAACATCGATGGGTATGGTCCCGGGGGCTGGCGGCGTATCTGGAGGGCCGACTGCCGACCCCGAGAAACGAAAACtcattcagcagcagctggtccTGCTGCTCCACGCACACAAGTGCCAACGGCGGGAACAGGCCAATGGAGAAGTGAGGGCCTGTACTCTGCCTCACTGCCGCACCATGAAGAACGTACTCAACCACATGACTCACTGCCAAGCTGGCAAGTCTTGCCAGG tGGCTCACTGTGCATCATCCAGGCAGATCATCTCTCACTGGAAGAACTGTACACGACACGACTGCCCCGTCTGCTTGCCTTTAAAGAATGCAAGTGACAAGAGAAATCAGCAGC CCATGTTGAACTCTCCCGGAGCCAGCCTGCAGAATGCCATCAGTACAGTCGGACCCGGCCTGCCGAGCGCCACAGCCATCAACAGCGCTCCCACACACATTGACCCCAGCTCTATGCAGAGGGCTTACGCAGCTCTGGGCCTCCCATATGGGAACCATTCCCCTGCTCAGGTCCAGGGTCAGGGTCCGGCTCAGCAGAACCCCCAGGCACACCAGCAGCTACGAAATATGAACTCACTCG GCACTAATCAGATGAACCAGATAGGAGGCCTGGGTAGCCATTCCTCCGACCAGACGGGCTTGCTCTCCGACTCCTCGCTCCCCTCTTCGCTCAACAA CAGGCAGCTACTGCCAGATGGATCAGAGGTAGAAGGTATGGGAAACCTCCCCGCTGCCACCCCTCTCTCTGCTTCAGGGGTAAGAAAGGCCTGGCATGAACACGTGACTCAGGGCCTGCGCTCTCATCTGGTGCACAAACT AGTACAAGCCATATTCCCGACCCCAGACCCTGCAGCTCTGAAGGACAGGCGAATGGAGAACTTGGTGGCTTACGCACGCAAAGTTGAGGGAGACATGTATGAGTCAGCAAACAGCAGG GATGAGTACTACCACTTCCTGGCAGAAAAAATTTACAAGATCCAGaaagagctggaggagaagagACGCTCGCGTCTGCAGAAACAGCCCATCATGGTGGGCGCTCCCGGACCCCAGCAGCCTGGTATGGCTCAGCCCAACAGCATGGGCCCTGCACAGGCCGTTCGACCTCCAA ATGGACCTGCAACAATGCCCAACATGCCAAATCAGATGATGAACCGTATGCAGGTGGATCAAG GAATCAATCAGTTTAACCCAATGGCGATGCAGAATGCACAGATGCCTCAGGCACCCATGGGAGCGAGGGCTCCTTCCCCAATGAGCCATCCGCAGCAGATGAACATGAATTCTGTG ATGGGCATGTCTCCATCCAGGATGCCCCCGAACCAAGGCATGATGGGTAATCATGCTAATAGCATGACTCAACCAGCCACCCAAGGCCAGTACCTGCAGCAGGGTCAGTATCCTGGTGCTGCAGGTGGAGCCATGAATGTGAATATAGGCATGGGTCAGACTATGCCACAGGCTGCCGTTGCACAG caacaacAAACCTCTAACCTCCCTCTGAATGCACTGGGCTCCCAGTTGCCCTCTGGACCCACCACCCAACCCACCCGGGGCACCCCCCCTCCACCCAGcatcagccagcagcagcagcagcagcagcatgctCCCACACAGGCCCAGGTGCCGCAGCAGCCCTCCACTCCTGGCTCTGCAGTAGGACACCCCTCTACCCCAACCCACATTCCAAGTAGCCTTCCTCGCCCCCCTGCAGCTATGAGCACTCCCCCTGACTCCTCCCAGCCTCTGACACCCCTGCAGCCTCCCTCTGAGCCCCCCAGCCAGATGCAGCAGCCCACCTCTGTGCAGCCTCAGCACCCTAGTACACCG TTGTCCCAGGCTGCTGCCGGTATTGATAACAGAGTACCCACTCCTGGCTCTGTGGCTGAACTGAGCTCCCTGCAGGCCCTGCCTGACATAACCAGCTCTGAGGTCAAATCCGAAGtcaaagaggaagaagaggaggaggacagcaagtctggaaaaaagcaaaatgatgTAAAGATGGAA CAGGACGATGAAACCAAACCCTCCCTGGTGAAGAAGGAGGAAACGGATGCAGCAGAACCAAAGCAGGAACCCATGGAGACGGACGAGAAGAAGCCAGAGGTGAAGGTGGAACCCAAAGAAGAGGAGGACGGTGCGTCCACCAGCACATCAGCCACTTCCACTGCTCAGAACCGCAAGAAAA TTTTCAAGCCAGAGGAACTGAGACAAGCACTGATGCCCACTCTTGAGGCCCTCTACAGACAAGACCCCGAGTCCCTACCCTTCAGGCAACCTGTAGACCCCATGGTGCTCGGCATTCCT GACTACTTTGACATAGTGAAGAACCCCATCGACTTATCCACCATCAAACGCAAGCTGGACACGGGTCAGTACCAGGAGCCGTGGCAGTATGTGGACGACATCTGGCTCATGTTCAACAACGCCTGGCTGTATAACCGCAAAACGTCACGCGTCTACAAGTACTGCACCAAGCTGGCCGAGGTGTTCGAAGCAGAGATTGATCCCGTCATGCAGGTTCTGGGCTACTGCTGTGGCAGGAAG TACGAGTTTTCACCTCAGACGCTTTGTTGCTACGGCAAACAGTTGTGTACCATCTCCAGAGACAGCACCTACTACAGCTACCAGAACAG TTCACCCAAATATGGCCTTATTGCCGACAGGTATCACTATTGTGAGAAGTGCTTCAATGAGATCCAGGGCAACAGTGTGAACCTGGGGGACGACCCGGCACAACCGCAGAC GAAAATATCTAAAGATcagtttgaaaagaagaaaaatgatacgTTGGACCCTGAACC gTTTGTTGAATGTAAAgactgtggaagaaaaatgcaTCAGATCTGTGTGCTGCACTATGATGTCATTTGGCCCTCTGG CTTCGTGTGTGACAATTGCCTGAGAAAATCGGGAAAAACAAGGAAGGAGAACAAGTTCTCAGCAAAAA GGTTGCAGACTACAAGGTTGGGGACGTACATTGAAGACAGAGTAAACAAGTACTTAAAAAGGCAGAACCACCCAGAAGCTGGTGAAGTGTTTGTGCGAGTTGTTGCCAGCTCTGATAAAACTGTGGATATTAAGCCTGGCATGAAGTCTAG GTTTGTAGACTCAGGTGAGATGATGGCGAACTTCCCTTACAGAACCAAAGCACTTTTTGCATTCGAGGAAATCGACGGCGTGGACGTTTGTTTCTTCGGCATGCATGTACAGGAGTATGGCTCAGATTGCCCTTTTCCAAACACAAG ACGGGTTTACATATCATACCTCGACAGTGTTCACTTCTTCAAGCCACGTGTGCTAAGGACTGCAGTGTACCACGAGATCTTGATAGGCTACCTGGAGTATGTGAGGAAACTTGG GTATGTAATGGGTCACATTTGGGCCTGCCCACCAAGTGAAGGAGATGATTATATTTTCCACTGCCACCCTCCGGACCAGAAGATCCCTAAACCCAAAAGGCTGCAGGAGTGGTACAGGAAGATGCTTGACAAGGCGTTTGCAGAGAGGATCATTCATGATTACAag gACATTTTCAAGCAGGCAACAGAAGACAGGTTGACCAGTGCCAACGAGCTGCCATACTTTGAGGGCGACTTTTGGCCTAATGTGCTGGAGGAGAGCATCAAGGagctggagcaggaggaggaggagagaaagaaggaggAGAACACTGCCTCCTCGGAGACAACAGAG GGAGTCCAGGCTGACAGCAAGAATGccaaaaagaagaataataagAAAACCAACAAGAACAAGAGCAGCGTCAGCCGATCCAATAAGAAGAAGCCTGGCATGCCAAATGTAGCCAATGATCTGTCTCAAAAACTCTACGCCACCATGGAGAAACACAAGGAG gtgTTTTTTGTAATTCACCTCCATTCGGGGCCTGTCATCAACACCCTCCCACCTATCATGGACCCCGACCCTCTGCTGACCTGTGACCTCATGGATGGACGTGACGCCTTCCTGACTTTGGCCAGGGACAAGCACTGGGAGTTCAGCTCGCTCAGAAGATGCAAGTGGAGCTCCATGTGCATGCTGGTGGAGCTGCACAACCAGGGCCAGGACCGCTTTGTCTACACATGCAACGAATGCAAGCATCATGTGGAGACTCGCTGGCACTGCACTGTTTGTGAG GACTATGACCTGTGCATTAACTGCTACAACACTAAGGGCCACGAGCACCAGATGGTGAAGTGGGGCCTGGGTATCGATGATGACAGCAACAGTCAGAGCGGCGAGGCCTCAAAGAGTCCTCAGGAGAGTCGGCGCCTCAGCATCCAGCGCTGCATCCAGTCTCTGGTCCACGCCTGTCAGTGCAGGAACGCCAACTGCTCCCTCGCGTCCTGCCAGAAGATGAAGCGGGTGGTTCAGCACACTAAGGGCTGCAAGCGCAAGACCAATGGTGGATGCCCGGTGTGCAAGCAGCTGATTGCTTTATGCTGTTACCACGCCAAGCACTGTCAGGAGAACAAGTGTCCGGTTCCGTTCTGCCTCAATATCAAGCAGAAGCTTCGTCAGCAGCAGTTGCAGCACAGGCTGCAGCAGGCCCAGATGATGCGCCGTAGAATGGCCACCATGGCTGGAAGAGGTATGCCGATGCCATCTCCACCTACCTCAGCTGCTCCAGAAACCCCCACGTCTGTGCAGCAACCTAACACGCCCCAGACTCCACAACCCATGCCTAACCACCCTCAGCAACAGCAACCACCACCAAACCCCGGCAACATGGGCCAAGGGTTCCCCAGCAACGGTCGCAGCAGTCAGCCCTCCACGCCTGTGCCGCAAGGTAAACCTGGCCCACAGTCATCGCCGCTGCATCAGCAGCTGTCCCCTATGCCTAACATGCCGCATCAGCAGCaggctcctcctcctcagcagccgcagcaacagcagcagcagctgctggcaGCAATGAAAGTGGCACAACAGATCGAGATGGCGGCAAAggcaaagcagcagcagcagcagggttACGCCATGAACGGGATGCCCATGAACCAGTCACGCATGATGAACCCCATTCAGAACCAAATGCAGATGATGCCGGGTCCCCGGGGTCCCCAGGTGATGCAGACTGTGTCGCAGGGTCAGTGGGGTGTGGGAATGCAGAATGCCCAAGGCCATCAGCCACTGGTCCCTCCTCAGCAAGGCCCCATGGCCTCCCAGCAGGCTCAGGGAACCCCCATGTCTCAGCAGTCCCCACTCATGCAGAGGCCCATGATGCCACAGCAGTCGGGTCCCCAAATGCCTGGGGTCATGCCTCCTCAGGGGCCCCCCCAACAGGGAATGACACCGCAGCAGCAGCCAAACATGCCCCGGGTAATGCCTGGAAATATTACGCCAAGTGCCGTGCAGGAACTACTGCACACCCTCAAGTCTCCGAGCTCcccacagcaacagcagcaggtgCTGACCATCCTTAAGTCCAATCCCCACCTCATGGCGGCTTTCATCAAACAGAGAGCGGCCAAGTACCAGGCCAGCCAGGCGgtgccgcagcagcagcagcaacagcagcagcaacaagtccagcagcagcaacaggtcCAGCAGCAGAACCCTCAGGTCCTGCTGGGCTCCCAGCCTGGGATGCAGGCCATGGCAGCTATGAACCAAATGCAGAGGACCGGGATGGCTCCGCAGCAGCAGCCTCCTCAGCTGGTGGGCCCTCAGGGTATGCCCCCCATGGGTCCTCAAGGCCAGCTGATGAATACGGCTCAAAACGGAAGCCCTCAGTACCACAGACAGCTGCTCCGAATGCAGCAGATGCAGCAGCAGGGGGCCATGCCTCAGGGTCACAGCCAGTTCCCCACCCAGCAGCAGGGGCCCCCAGGCTTCTCCCAGCTCCGCGCGCATCAGCAGATGGCTATGCAAGGGGGCTCCGGTCCAATGGGGTCGGTTCCTCCCATGTCGCAGATGGGCCAGCCCGGCATGGGTATGGAAGGGATCCCGAACCACCTCAAGCAGCGCATGCTTCAGCATCAGATGATGAAGCAGCAGATGGGTTCTCCTGGGCAGGCCAACCCGATGAGTCCTCAACCTCATCTGCTGCAGGGCCAAGGCCAGACCGCAGCTCATCTATCTGGTCAGACCATGGCCAACACCCTGGGAAACCAGGTCCGCTCCCCGGCTCCGGTGCAGTCGCCCCGGCCGCCTTCCCAACAAGCCCCCCATTCCGGTTCCTCCCCACGGATACAACCCCAGCCTTCGCCGCAGCACGGGGCTCTCCACTCCAGCTCCCCTCACCCAAGCCTCGGCCCCATGTCAGGCTCTATGGACCAGGGACACATGGGAACGCCTGAGCAAAGCGCAATGCTCCCACAGCTGAACACACCAAACCGAGGAGGGCTGAGCAACGACATGAACATGGTGGGCGACACAACAGGAGACACGCTAGAGAGGTTTGTTGAAGGATTGTAG